A single Xylanimonas cellulosilytica DSM 15894 DNA region contains:
- a CDS encoding malonic semialdehyde reductase → MTVALSTTADLAIDETAADLLFRTARTTSQWTDAPVTDDELAAAWDLAKFGPTAMNSLPLRFAVVRSAEERARLVELMPDGNKSRVESAPVTLVLAYDHDFHEHMDTLFPHAPGIKDQFAPAEEMRHGMGSLNAHLQAGYLLVGLRAAGLAAGPMHAADYAGVDAAFFAGTGFKSFLVVNVGHADGEGTTYPRLPRFDLDEVSISL, encoded by the coding sequence ATGACCGTTGCCCTGAGCACCACTGCTGACCTCGCCATCGACGAGACCGCCGCCGACCTCCTCTTCCGCACCGCCCGCACCACCAGCCAGTGGACCGACGCCCCGGTCACCGACGACGAGCTCGCCGCCGCCTGGGACCTCGCCAAGTTCGGCCCGACGGCGATGAACTCGCTCCCGCTGCGCTTCGCCGTGGTGCGCTCGGCCGAGGAGCGGGCCCGGCTCGTGGAGCTCATGCCCGACGGCAACAAGTCGCGCGTCGAGTCCGCCCCCGTGACCCTCGTGCTCGCCTACGACCACGACTTCCACGAGCACATGGACACGCTGTTCCCGCACGCCCCCGGCATCAAGGACCAGTTCGCCCCCGCCGAGGAGATGCGCCACGGGATGGGCTCGCTGAACGCCCACCTCCAGGCGGGCTACCTGCTGGTGGGCCTGCGCGCTGCCGGCCTGGCCGCCGGCCCCATGCACGCCGCCGACTACGCGGGCGTCGACGCCGCGTTCTTCGCCGGCACCGGGTTCAAGTCGTTCCTGGTCGTCAACGTCGGCCACGCCGACGGCGAGGGCACCACGTACCCGCGCCTGCCGCGCTTCGACCTCGACGAGGTCTCGATCAGCCTCTGA
- the tsaD gene encoding tRNA (adenosine(37)-N6)-threonylcarbamoyltransferase complex transferase subunit TsaD → MGAMAAGDPLVLGIETSCDETGVALVRGDDLLVDTTASSMDEHARFGGIIPEVASRAHLEAMIPTIQQAIGEADVDLSEVDAIAVTAGPGLVGPLTIGASAAKALAIGLGKPLYGVNHVIGHACVDQLVHGAFPDRVMALVVSGGHSSLLLVDDVATDVTELGSTLDDAAGEAFDKVGRLLGLPYPGGPHIDRLAREGDPTAIRFPRGLTAAKDQAKHAADFSFSGLKTAVARWVENEQDAGRPIPVADIAASFAEAVVDVLTAKTIAACRRHDVGTLVIGGGFSANSQLRAKAAERCAEAGIDLRIPPIRYCTDNGAMIAALGSAVVRAGVAPSALDIGVDSSMPLTTVSV, encoded by the coding sequence ATGGGCGCCATGGCTGCCGGCGACCCCCTCGTGCTCGGGATCGAGACCTCCTGTGACGAGACGGGCGTCGCCCTCGTCCGCGGCGACGACCTGCTGGTCGACACCACCGCGAGCTCCATGGACGAGCACGCCCGGTTCGGCGGCATCATCCCCGAGGTCGCCAGCCGCGCCCACCTCGAGGCGATGATCCCCACCATCCAGCAGGCGATCGGCGAGGCCGACGTCGACCTGTCCGAGGTCGACGCGATCGCCGTCACCGCCGGGCCCGGGCTGGTCGGCCCGCTCACCATCGGCGCCTCCGCCGCCAAGGCGCTCGCGATCGGCCTCGGCAAGCCGCTCTACGGCGTCAACCACGTCATCGGCCACGCCTGCGTCGACCAGCTCGTCCACGGCGCCTTCCCCGACCGCGTCATGGCCCTCGTGGTCTCGGGCGGGCACTCGTCGCTGCTGCTGGTCGACGACGTCGCCACCGACGTCACGGAGCTCGGGTCGACGCTCGACGACGCCGCGGGCGAGGCGTTCGACAAGGTCGGCCGCCTGCTCGGCCTGCCCTACCCGGGAGGCCCGCACATCGACCGGCTCGCCCGCGAGGGCGACCCCACCGCCATCCGCTTCCCGCGCGGGCTCACCGCCGCGAAGGACCAGGCCAAGCACGCCGCCGACTTCTCCTTCTCGGGGCTCAAGACGGCGGTCGCCCGCTGGGTCGAGAACGAGCAGGACGCCGGCCGCCCCATCCCGGTCGCCGACATCGCGGCGTCGTTCGCCGAGGCCGTCGTCGACGTGCTGACCGCCAAGACGATCGCCGCCTGCCGCCGGCACGACGTCGGGACGCTCGTCATCGGCGGCGGGTTCTCCGCCAACAGCCAGCTGCGGGCCAAGGCCGCCGAACGCTGCGCCGAGGCCGGGATCGACCTGCGCATCCCGCCGATCCGCTACTGCACCGACAACGGCGCGATGATCGCCGCGCTGGGCTCCGCCGTCGTCCGCGCGGGCGTGGCGCCGTCGGCCCTCGACATCGGCGTCGACTCGTCGATGCCGCTGACGACCGTGTCGGTCTGA
- a CDS encoding LURP-one-related/scramblase family protein — protein MHRLFIDQKLWSVRERFTVNDESGRPVYQVEGSLFQIPKQFTIRDVAGRERARVWKQPMSWLARFFVEVEGVQVATIRKELSFLRPRYSIEGPGLSVTGDFWNMSFELHRGASPIGRVDKKWMTVRDRYAVEVDNPDDELVVLGVVLAIDYVKRQEQAAASAG, from the coding sequence ATGCACCGCCTGTTCATCGACCAGAAGCTGTGGTCCGTGCGCGAACGCTTCACCGTGAACGACGAGTCCGGCCGGCCCGTCTACCAGGTCGAGGGCAGCCTGTTCCAGATCCCGAAGCAGTTCACGATCCGTGACGTCGCGGGCCGCGAGCGTGCGCGGGTGTGGAAGCAGCCCATGAGCTGGCTGGCACGGTTCTTCGTCGAGGTCGAGGGCGTCCAGGTCGCCACGATCCGCAAGGAGCTCTCGTTCCTGCGGCCGCGGTACTCGATCGAGGGTCCCGGCCTGTCCGTCACCGGCGACTTCTGGAACATGAGCTTCGAGCTGCACCGCGGCGCGTCGCCCATCGGGCGCGTCGACAAGAAGTGGATGACGGTGCGGGACCGGTACGCCGTCGAGGTCGACAACCCCGACGACGAGCTCGTCGTGCTCGGCGTCGTCCTGGCGATCGACTACGTCAAGCGGCAGGAGCAGGCCGCGGCGTCGGCGGGATAG
- a CDS encoding glutamate--cysteine ligase, translating to MVLEFAVSQRSTVGLEWELALVDADSGDMRQAGPAVVQALSSDDGGGHPNVHPEFLRNTVEIVSGVAQNVAVAGADLVDTLEAVRTVTDPMRVELVSAGTHPFSHWGTQKVTDKERYHTVVDRAQMWGRQMLIYGVHVHVGIEDRAKVLPIIRSLLVYYPHLLALSASSPFFDGRDTGYASMRALLFQQLPTAGLPYQFETWDQLEAYVDDMLHTGVIDGFNDVRWDVRPSPRFGTIEVRVSDGTSNIDELLALAALTHCLVEHLSTLIDEGKPLPTMPQWFVQENKWRAARYGMDAIIILDDAGNEELVTDATRQLVAELEPVAARLGCAAELAGVLGILDHGASYQRQLAVARAHGGGQDGLEAVVAHLVAELRAGHPLPTD from the coding sequence ATGGTGCTGGAGTTCGCCGTCTCGCAGCGGTCGACCGTGGGGCTCGAGTGGGAGCTCGCCCTCGTCGACGCCGACTCCGGCGACATGCGTCAGGCGGGCCCGGCCGTCGTCCAGGCGCTGTCCTCCGACGACGGCGGCGGGCACCCGAACGTGCATCCCGAGTTCCTGCGCAACACCGTGGAGATCGTCTCGGGGGTGGCGCAGAACGTGGCGGTCGCCGGGGCCGACCTGGTGGACACGCTCGAGGCGGTCCGCACCGTCACCGACCCGATGCGGGTCGAGCTCGTCAGCGCGGGCACCCACCCGTTCTCCCACTGGGGCACCCAGAAGGTCACGGACAAGGAGCGGTACCACACCGTCGTCGACCGGGCGCAGATGTGGGGCCGGCAGATGCTCATCTACGGCGTCCACGTGCACGTGGGCATCGAGGACCGGGCCAAGGTGCTGCCGATCATCCGGTCGCTGCTCGTCTACTACCCGCACCTGCTGGCGTTGTCGGCGTCGTCGCCGTTCTTCGACGGGCGTGACACCGGGTACGCCTCCATGCGCGCGCTGCTCTTCCAGCAGCTGCCCACCGCAGGGCTCCCCTACCAGTTCGAGACCTGGGACCAGCTCGAGGCGTACGTCGACGACATGCTGCACACCGGAGTCATCGACGGCTTCAACGACGTGCGCTGGGACGTGCGACCCTCACCGCGGTTCGGCACCATCGAGGTGCGCGTGAGCGACGGCACCTCGAACATCGACGAGCTCCTCGCCCTCGCAGCCCTCACGCACTGCCTCGTGGAGCACCTGTCGACGCTGATCGACGAGGGGAAGCCGCTGCCGACGATGCCGCAGTGGTTCGTCCAGGAGAACAAGTGGCGGGCCGCCCGCTACGGCATGGACGCGATCATCATCCTCGACGACGCCGGCAACGAGGAGCTGGTCACGGACGCCACGCGACAGCTGGTCGCGGAGCTCGAACCCGTGGCCGCCCGGCTCGGGTGCGCGGCCGAGCTGGCCGGGGTGCTCGGCATCCTCGACCACGGGGCCTCCTACCAGCGCCAGCTCGCCGTCGCACGCGCGCACGGGGGCGGGCAGGACGGCCTGGAGGCCGTCGTCGCGCACCTCGTCGCCGAGCTGCGGGCCGGGCACCCGCTCCCCACGGACTGA
- a CDS encoding class I SAM-dependent methyltransferase gives MSTLVKLLSPEGDALLAALPPYDEKRAMALAMRLRDDGIDPELAAAAMTQSRLRAKARGKLGDFADGMLFTPDGVEQATRLLVAALHARRYLSAGVTKVADLTSGIGADSLAFAGVGLQVLATDVDEVTAAIAATNLRAFPEAEVRCADGLGLDLRAEGVDGVYADPARRTRGGQRIFDPSAYAPPLDAVWALREQVPAVGIKVGPGIPHQGLPADAETQWVSVDGDVVEAGLWFGPLAPDGPGRSALVLHTTGGTTRMRTLRSAVPVGAHAAGPAYDEAPPVGEPGAYLYEPDGAVIRAGLVGKAVTELGGRLLDPTIAYVTTDAPAPSSAVGHDTTAAPIATGYRVLDVMPFGVKRLKAYLRERDVGRVTIKKRGTAVTPEALRAQLSLKGPAEATLVLTRVAGAQRVLVVEPLPR, from the coding sequence ATGTCGACGCTGGTCAAGCTGTTGAGCCCGGAGGGCGACGCGTTGCTGGCCGCGCTCCCGCCGTACGACGAGAAGCGCGCGATGGCGCTGGCGATGCGCCTGCGCGACGACGGGATCGATCCGGAGCTGGCCGCCGCAGCGATGACGCAGTCCCGGCTGCGTGCCAAGGCCCGGGGCAAGCTGGGCGACTTCGCCGACGGCATGCTCTTCACTCCCGACGGCGTGGAGCAGGCCACCCGGTTGCTCGTCGCCGCGCTGCACGCCCGGCGCTACCTGTCCGCGGGCGTCACCAAGGTGGCCGACCTGACCAGCGGGATCGGCGCCGACTCGCTGGCGTTCGCCGGCGTCGGGCTGCAGGTGCTCGCCACCGACGTCGACGAGGTCACCGCGGCGATCGCCGCCACCAACCTGCGCGCGTTCCCCGAGGCCGAGGTGCGCTGCGCCGACGGGCTGGGCCTCGACCTGCGCGCCGAGGGCGTCGACGGCGTCTACGCCGACCCGGCCCGGCGCACCCGCGGCGGGCAGCGCATCTTCGACCCCTCCGCGTACGCCCCGCCCCTCGACGCCGTCTGGGCGTTGCGCGAGCAGGTTCCCGCCGTCGGCATCAAGGTCGGTCCCGGCATCCCCCACCAGGGCCTGCCCGCCGACGCCGAGACGCAGTGGGTCTCGGTCGACGGCGACGTCGTCGAGGCCGGGCTGTGGTTCGGGCCGTTGGCGCCGGACGGGCCGGGCCGCAGCGCGCTGGTGCTGCACACCACCGGTGGCACGACCCGTATGCGCACGCTGCGCAGCGCGGTCCCGGTCGGGGCGCACGCGGCCGGTCCGGCGTACGACGAGGCACCGCCCGTCGGGGAGCCCGGCGCCTACCTGTACGAGCCCGACGGCGCGGTGATCCGGGCGGGGCTGGTGGGCAAGGCGGTCACCGAGCTGGGCGGGCGCCTGCTCGACCCGACGATCGCGTACGTGACCACGGACGCCCCCGCCCCGTCGTCGGCCGTGGGCCACGACACGACCGCGGCGCCGATCGCCACCGGCTACCGGGTGCTGGACGTGATGCCGTTCGGCGTCAAGCGCCTCAAGGCGTACCTGCGCGAGCGGGACGTGGGCCGCGTGACGATCAAGAAGCGCGGCACGGCCGTGACCCCGGAGGCGCTGCGCGCGCAGCTCTCCCTCAAGGGGCCGGCCGAGGCGACGCTCGTCCTCACCCGGGTCGCGGGCGCCCAACGCGTGCTCGTGGTGGAGCCGCTTCCGCGCTGA